In the genome of Xanthomonas translucens pv. cerealis, one region contains:
- the ffh gene encoding signal recognition particle protein, which produces MFESLTQRLSGTMQRLRGRGRLTEENIREATREVRIALLEADVALPVVQALIERIKVRAVGQEVLKSLTPGQALIKVVRDELTTVMGSAASDLNLNVPAPAIVLMAGLQGAGKTTTVGKLAKHLKEKRKKKVMVVSADVYRPAAIEQLKTLAEQVGVLFFPSEAAQQPVDIVRAAIADARKSFVDVLLVDTAGRLAIDEAMMAEIKALHAAITPAETLFVVDAMTGQDAANTAKAFSEALPLTGVVLTKTDGDARGGAALSVRYITGKPIKFIGVGEKPDGLDVFHPDRLASRILDMGDVLSLVEQVEHQVDKDKAQKLAEKVAKGKKFDLNDMRDQLEQMQNMGGISGLMDKLPGMGQIPEHLKQQVAGNKDVPRMIAIIGSMTKKERRNPTLLNGSRRARIARGSGTQPADVNKLMKQYQQMEKMMSKMAGGGMKGLMRGMKGMMGGMGGMGGRGGLPFR; this is translated from the coding sequence ATGTTCGAATCCCTCACCCAACGCCTCTCCGGCACCATGCAGCGTCTGCGCGGCCGCGGCCGCCTGACCGAGGAGAACATCCGCGAAGCCACCCGCGAGGTGCGCATCGCGCTGCTCGAGGCCGACGTCGCGCTGCCGGTGGTGCAGGCGCTGATCGAACGCATCAAGGTGCGCGCGGTCGGCCAGGAAGTGCTCAAGAGCCTGACCCCGGGCCAGGCGCTGATCAAGGTCGTGCGCGACGAGCTGACCACGGTGATGGGTTCGGCCGCCAGCGACCTCAACCTCAACGTGCCGGCGCCGGCGATCGTGCTGATGGCCGGCCTGCAGGGCGCGGGCAAGACCACCACGGTCGGCAAGCTGGCCAAGCACCTGAAGGAAAAGCGCAAGAAGAAGGTGATGGTGGTCTCGGCCGACGTCTACCGTCCGGCCGCGATCGAGCAGCTCAAGACCCTGGCCGAGCAGGTCGGGGTGCTGTTCTTCCCGTCCGAGGCGGCGCAGCAGCCGGTGGATATCGTCCGCGCGGCGATCGCCGACGCGCGCAAGTCCTTCGTCGACGTGTTGCTGGTGGATACCGCCGGCCGCCTCGCCATCGATGAAGCGATGATGGCCGAGATCAAGGCGCTGCACGCCGCGATCACCCCGGCCGAGACCCTGTTCGTGGTCGATGCGATGACCGGCCAGGACGCGGCCAACACCGCCAAGGCGTTCAGCGAGGCGCTGCCGCTGACCGGCGTGGTGCTGACCAAGACCGACGGCGACGCCCGCGGCGGCGCCGCGCTGAGCGTGCGCTACATCACCGGCAAGCCGATCAAGTTCATCGGCGTAGGCGAGAAGCCCGACGGCCTGGATGTGTTCCATCCCGACCGCCTGGCCAGCCGCATCCTGGACATGGGCGACGTGCTGTCGCTGGTCGAGCAGGTCGAGCACCAGGTCGACAAGGACAAGGCGCAGAAGCTCGCCGAGAAGGTCGCCAAGGGCAAGAAGTTCGACCTCAACGACATGCGCGACCAGCTCGAGCAGATGCAGAACATGGGCGGCATTTCCGGGCTGATGGACAAGCTGCCAGGCATGGGCCAGATCCCTGAGCATCTCAAGCAGCAGGTCGCCGGCAACAAGGACGTGCCGCGCATGATCGCGATCATCGGCTCGATGACCAAGAAGGAGCGGCGCAATCCGACCCTGCTCAACGGTTCGCGCCGCGCCCGCATCGCGCGCGGCTCCGGCACCCAGCCGGCCGACGTCAACAAGCTGATGAAGCAATACCAGCAGATGGAAAAGATGATGTCGAAGATGGCTGGCGGCGGTATGAAGGGCCTGATGCGCGGCATGAAGGGCATGATGGGCGGCATGGGCGGCATGGGCGGCCGCGGCGGTCTGCCGTTCCGCTGA
- a CDS encoding cytochrome C assembly family protein has translation MFLILVATLLYLSATGLLVGSVVRDRVERSRVWLWAALPAVALHAGYHVQVALHTAGGPDMHFFAALSLVSLGMALMTTLVGASGRMAALGVVVFPLSAALLLAYHSHGHEPAPVLDWRLQLHAWMALLAYATLGIAALLAVMLWLQERALRRRDFHPWLRALPPLTALETLLFRTIVVGFILLTLTLLTGVLFVQDFLAQRLVQKTVLSVLSWIVFGALLFGRWRYGWRGIKAVHWTLAAMLLLLLAFFGSKFVIELVLGHPQ, from the coding sequence ATGTTCCTGATCCTCGTCGCGACCCTGCTGTACCTGAGCGCCACCGGCCTGCTGGTCGGCTCGGTGGTGCGCGACCGGGTCGAGCGCAGCCGCGTCTGGCTGTGGGCGGCGCTGCCGGCGGTGGCGCTGCATGCCGGCTATCACGTGCAGGTGGCGCTGCACACCGCCGGCGGGCCGGACATGCACTTCTTTGCCGCGCTGTCGCTGGTCAGCCTGGGCATGGCGCTGATGACCACGCTGGTCGGCGCCAGCGGGCGCATGGCCGCGTTGGGGGTGGTGGTGTTCCCGCTGTCGGCGGCGCTGCTGCTGGCCTACCACTCGCACGGCCACGAACCGGCGCCGGTGCTGGACTGGCGGCTGCAGCTGCACGCGTGGATGGCGCTGCTGGCCTACGCCACGCTGGGCATCGCCGCGCTGCTGGCGGTGATGCTGTGGCTGCAGGAGCGCGCGCTGCGGCGCCGCGACTTCCACCCGTGGCTGCGCGCGCTGCCGCCGCTGACCGCGCTGGAGACGCTGCTGTTCCGCACCATCGTGGTCGGCTTCATCCTGCTGACCCTGACCCTGCTGACCGGGGTGCTGTTCGTGCAGGATTTCCTGGCGCAGCGGCTGGTGCAGAAGACCGTGCTCAGCGTGCTGTCGTGGATCGTCTTCGGCGCACTGCTGTTCGGCCGCTGGCGCTACGGCTGGCGCGGGATCAAGGCGGTGCACTGGACGCTGGCGGCGATGCTGTTGCTGCTGCTGGCGTTCTTCGGCAGCAAGTTCGTCATCGAACTGGTGCTGGGCCACCCGCAGTAG
- a CDS encoding aldose epimerase family protein gives MSSIFGQLPDGTAIQRVVLDSGAGLRAELLTYGGLLRSLSLDTARGHTELVLGLPTLDAYLHDPAYLGVLVGRFGNRIAGAAFDLDGQRHAVAANEGANHLHGGTRGFGRRVWSVQVQSEHRLQLHYDSPAGEEGYPGNVQVSAEFNVHGRTLELEFAAQTDAPTPLNLTHHPYFNLAGDAGVAAAAQWLRVPADRYLPVADAALLPTGEVAAVAGTPFDFRSPRAIADKDSAADPQLRLSGGYDHCLVLAEPRDCSAILYSPHSGVAMRIASAMPALQLYEGHWLDRQHPGLGRGVCLEPQGYPDAPNQPGFPDTILRPGQVYRHRIQYRFAEVGAHADWTAVEAALAD, from the coding sequence ATGTCATCGATCTTCGGCCAGCTTCCGGACGGTACCGCCATCCAACGTGTGGTGCTGGACAGCGGCGCAGGCCTGCGCGCGGAGCTGCTGACCTACGGCGGCCTGTTGCGCAGCCTCAGCCTGGACACCGCGCGCGGCCACACCGAGCTGGTGCTCGGCCTGCCGACGCTGGACGCCTACCTGCACGATCCGGCGTATCTCGGCGTGCTGGTCGGCCGCTTCGGCAACCGCATCGCCGGCGCGGCCTTCGACCTGGACGGGCAGCGCCACGCGGTCGCCGCCAACGAGGGCGCCAATCATCTGCATGGCGGCACGCGCGGATTCGGGCGCCGGGTGTGGTCGGTGCAGGTGCAGTCCGAGCACCGCCTGCAACTGCACTACGACTCGCCGGCCGGCGAGGAAGGCTATCCGGGCAACGTGCAGGTCAGCGCCGAGTTCAACGTGCACGGGCGCACCCTGGAACTGGAGTTCGCTGCGCAGACCGACGCGCCGACCCCGCTCAATCTCACCCATCATCCGTATTTCAACCTGGCCGGCGACGCCGGTGTGGCCGCCGCCGCGCAATGGCTGCGGGTGCCTGCCGACCGCTACCTGCCGGTGGCCGACGCCGCGTTGCTGCCGACCGGCGAGGTCGCCGCGGTGGCCGGTACGCCGTTCGACTTCCGCAGCCCGCGCGCGATCGCCGACAAGGACAGCGCCGCCGATCCGCAGTTGCGCCTGAGCGGCGGCTACGACCATTGCCTGGTGCTGGCCGAACCGCGCGACTGCAGCGCCATCCTGTATTCGCCGCACAGCGGCGTGGCCATGCGCATCGCCAGCGCGATGCCGGCGCTGCAGCTGTACGAAGGGCATTGGCTGGACCGCCAGCATCCCGGCCTGGGCCGCGGCGTGTGCCTGGAGCCGCAGGGCTATCCGGATGCGCCGAACCAGCCGGGCTTCCCCGACACCATCCTGCGCCCCGGTCAGGTCTACCGGCACCGCATCCAATACCGCTTCGCCGAGGTCGGCGCGCATGCCGATTGGACCGCGGTGGAGGCGGCGCTGGCCGATTGA
- a CDS encoding alpha-N-arabinofuranosidase, giving the protein MLSTRSLKNAALRWRRRLPLAAAVATLTLGAGLAQAADVEVRGTLRADQPGAQVSRNLFGQFAEHLGNGIYGGVWVGPDSKIPNTRGYRNDVVAALKALDVPNIRWPGGCFADEYHWRDGIGPRAKRPTSINTHWGGVEEPNSFGTHEFMDFTELLGTQAYVAGNVGDAAPDEMAQWVEYMTAPTKSTLANQRRGNGRQAPWKVPYFGVGNELWGCGGNMRVEYAADVYRRYQTFVKSPADQKIMKIAPGPNDSDYHWTEVMMREATKFMDGLSLHYYTFPGGWPPRASSTDFNENDWIETLSRTLVMDELLTKHSAIMDKYDPDKKVALVVDEWGTWYKGLPDVNPGFLRQQNTLRDALVASLNLDIFVQHADRVRMANIAQMVNVLQAMILTDGEKMLLTPTYHVFAMYKPYQDATALPLQIKAPAYTHGEYTVPSVHGSAVKAKDGHVYVALTNLDPNRSAEVVVQVGGVQAGGVSGQILTAPKITALNTFEQPQAVQPAAFNGASLQGGTLKVALPAKAIVMLKLQ; this is encoded by the coding sequence ATGCTCTCGACCCGCTCACTGAAGAACGCCGCGCTGCGCTGGCGGCGACGCCTGCCACTGGCCGCCGCGGTGGCCACGCTGACGCTCGGTGCCGGACTGGCGCAGGCCGCCGACGTGGAAGTGCGCGGCACGCTGCGCGCCGACCAGCCGGGCGCGCAGGTCTCGCGCAATCTGTTCGGGCAGTTCGCCGAACACCTGGGCAACGGCATCTACGGCGGCGTGTGGGTCGGACCGGACTCGAAGATCCCCAACACCCGCGGTTACCGCAACGACGTGGTCGCGGCGCTGAAGGCGCTGGACGTGCCCAACATCCGCTGGCCCGGCGGCTGCTTCGCCGACGAATACCACTGGCGCGACGGCATCGGCCCGCGCGCCAAGCGCCCGACCAGCATCAACACGCACTGGGGCGGCGTCGAGGAACCGAACAGCTTCGGCACCCATGAGTTCATGGACTTCACCGAGCTGCTCGGCACCCAGGCCTACGTGGCCGGCAACGTCGGCGACGCCGCGCCGGACGAAATGGCGCAATGGGTGGAGTACATGACCGCGCCGACCAAGTCCACGCTGGCCAACCAGCGCCGCGGCAACGGCCGCCAGGCGCCGTGGAAGGTGCCGTACTTCGGTGTCGGCAACGAGCTGTGGGGCTGCGGCGGCAACATGCGCGTGGAATACGCCGCCGACGTGTATCGCCGCTACCAGACCTTCGTCAAGTCGCCGGCCGACCAGAAGATCATGAAGATCGCGCCCGGCCCCAACGATTCGGACTATCACTGGACCGAAGTGATGATGCGCGAGGCCACCAAGTTCATGGACGGCCTGAGCCTGCATTACTACACCTTCCCCGGCGGCTGGCCGCCGCGCGCCTCGTCCACCGATTTCAACGAGAACGACTGGATCGAGACCCTGTCGCGCACGCTGGTGATGGACGAGCTGCTGACCAAGCACAGCGCGATCATGGACAAGTACGACCCCGACAAGAAGGTCGCGCTGGTGGTCGACGAATGGGGCACCTGGTACAAGGGCCTGCCCGACGTCAATCCGGGCTTCCTGCGCCAGCAGAACACCTTGCGCGATGCGCTGGTGGCTTCGCTCAACCTGGACATCTTCGTCCAGCACGCCGACCGCGTGCGCATGGCCAACATCGCGCAGATGGTCAACGTGCTGCAGGCGATGATCCTCACCGACGGCGAGAAAATGCTGCTGACCCCGACCTACCACGTGTTCGCGATGTACAAGCCGTACCAGGACGCGACCGCGCTGCCGCTGCAGATCAAGGCGCCCGCCTACACGCATGGCGAGTACACGGTGCCGTCGGTGCACGGTTCGGCGGTCAAGGCCAAGGACGGCCACGTCTATGTGGCGCTGACCAACCTGGATCCGAACCGCAGCGCCGAGGTCGTGGTGCAGGTCGGCGGCGTGCAGGCCGGCGGCGTCAGCGGGCAGATCCTCACCGCGCCGAAGATCACCGCGCTCAACACCTTCGAGCAACCGCAGGCGGTGCAGCCGGCCGCGTTCAACGGCGCCAGCCTGCAGGGCGGCACGCTGAAGGTGGCGCTGCCGGCCAAGGCGATCGTGATGCTCAAGCTGCAATAG
- a CDS encoding cation:proton antiporter, with translation MTTPQMSVYFFLQAAAILLTCRLVGLLAKRVGQPQVVGEMIAGVALGPSLFGLVLPELQQALFPKQTLDMLYVVAQFGVGLYMFLVGTDFRSEHFRARYRSAMSVSLAGIAVPFVLAFALVPWLLHTPGLFSAKAKILEASLFLGAAIAITAFPMLARIIHERGLTGSSLGTLALTAGAVDDAAAWCILAIVLASFGGSWNSAYLAIGGGVGYALFMLLVGRHWLRRLADHVRPDQPLSASVLAVVLMLFCTSAWAMDAIGIHAVFGGFLLGACLPKGALTEKLREQLQPFVVVFLLPMFFTFSGLKTQLSVLLDPQILIAAVAILLASFLGKGIACWAAARISGENNRDAMAIGALMNARGLMELIIINIGLQAGVIEQGLFSILVLMAIVSTLLATPLFNWVMRRAAARDAAPAVADGRL, from the coding sequence ATGACCACCCCGCAGATGTCGGTGTATTTTTTTCTGCAGGCGGCGGCGATCCTGTTGACATGCCGCCTGGTCGGCCTGCTCGCCAAGCGCGTGGGCCAGCCGCAGGTGGTGGGCGAGATGATCGCCGGCGTCGCCCTGGGGCCATCGCTGTTCGGCCTGGTCCTGCCGGAGCTGCAGCAGGCGCTGTTCCCCAAGCAGACCCTGGACATGCTGTACGTGGTCGCGCAGTTCGGCGTGGGCCTGTACATGTTCCTGGTCGGCACCGACTTTCGCAGCGAGCATTTCCGTGCGCGTTACCGCAGCGCGATGAGCGTGTCGCTGGCAGGCATCGCGGTGCCGTTCGTGCTCGCGTTCGCGCTGGTGCCGTGGCTGCTGCACACCCCGGGCCTGTTCTCGGCCAAGGCCAAGATCCTGGAAGCCTCGCTGTTCCTGGGCGCGGCCATCGCCATCACCGCGTTCCCGATGCTGGCGCGGATCATCCACGAGCGCGGCCTCACCGGCAGTTCGCTCGGCACCCTGGCGCTCACCGCCGGTGCGGTGGACGACGCCGCGGCGTGGTGCATCCTGGCCATCGTGCTGGCCAGCTTCGGCGGCAGCTGGAACAGCGCCTATCTGGCGATTGGCGGCGGTGTGGGCTACGCGCTGTTCATGCTGCTGGTCGGCCGCCATTGGCTGCGGCGCCTGGCCGACCACGTGCGTCCCGACCAGCCGCTCAGCGCCAGCGTGCTGGCGGTGGTGCTGATGCTGTTCTGCACGAGCGCCTGGGCGATGGACGCGATCGGCATCCACGCGGTGTTCGGCGGCTTCCTGCTCGGCGCCTGCCTGCCCAAGGGCGCGCTGACCGAGAAGCTGCGCGAGCAATTGCAGCCGTTCGTGGTGGTGTTCCTGTTGCCGATGTTCTTCACCTTCTCCGGGCTCAAGACCCAGCTCAGCGTGCTGCTGGACCCGCAGATCCTGATCGCCGCGGTGGCGATCCTGCTCGCTTCGTTCCTGGGCAAGGGCATCGCCTGCTGGGCCGCGGCGCGCATCAGCGGCGAGAACAACCGCGACGCGATGGCGATCGGCGCGCTGATGAACGCACGCGGGCTGATGGAGCTGATCATCATCAACATCGGCCTGCAGGCCGGGGTCATCGAGCAGGGCCTGTTCTCGATCCTGGTGCTGATGGCGATCGTGTCCACGTTGCTGGCCACGCCGCTGTTCAACTGGGTGATGCGCCGCGCCGCCGCGCGCGATGCGGCGCCGGCGGTGGCCGACGGCAGGCTGTAG